Genomic DNA from Candidatus Planktophila sp.:
GCTATGTCTCATCAAGGCCGATCCGTGGGTCGGCGGCGAATAAGCCGTCTAATGAAGGAAGCCGGACTGGCCTGTAAAACCAAACGTCGATTTAAAGCTACCACCAATTCAAAACATGAATTGCCGATTGCACCTAATTATTTGGATCGTCAGTTCTCCATTGATCAGATAAATCAGGTGTATGTGGGGGATATTACTTATATTCATACCCTGGAAGGCTGGTTGTATCTGGCGGTCGTGATCGACTTGTTTTCTCGTCAGGTCGTGGGCTGGTCAATGGCCGCGCATATGAAAACCCAGTTAGTCAACGATGCGTTCCAGATGGCTATTTGGAAACGTAAACCCGACAAAGGCTTGTTATGGCATACCGATCGAGGTAGCCAATACGCCTCGGAAAGCCACCGACAATTACTAAAGCAGCATAGCATCCAGCAAAGCATGAGCCGGAAGGGCAATTGCTGGGACAATGCCGTGTCGGAAAGCTTCTTCCATACCTTAAAAACCGAATTGATCCATCATCAAACGTTTCATTCTCGGGAAGAAGCCAAACAGGCTGTGTTTGAATATATCGAAGTGTTTTACAACCGGGAGCGATTACATTCAGCTAATGGATATATATCGCCCGTTGACTTCGAGTTGCTGCAAAATGCTGCTTAGCCTTGTGTCCAGAAAAGTGTTGACACATCATTCCTTAAGCGCAGTGCAATGCAATGCAATGCACCGGG
This window encodes:
- a CDS encoding IS3 family transposase (programmed frameshift); its protein translation is MNQEKPKVYTSEFRESSVKLATESDKPVAQTARDIGVNENTLHTWINKYSRPVDNIKAVRTDEHLYEELKRLKKEVARLTEERDLLKKAAGVLCQGTTVKYAWIKQHRGEFTVLSMCRFLQVSQSAYYGWLHRVPSLREREDEQLSDIVKKAFEKSRNTYGTRRLKIAMSHQGRSVGRRRISRLMKEAGLACKTKRRFKATTNSKHELPIAPNYLDRQFSIDQINQVYVGDITYIHTLEGWLYLAVVIDLFSRQVVGWSMAAHMKTQLVNDAFQMAIWKRKPDKGLLWHTDRGSQYASESHRQLLKQHSIQQSMSRKGNCWDNAVSESFFHTLKTELIHHQTFHSREEAKQAVFEYIEVFYNRERLHSANGYISPVDFELLQNAA